A single genomic interval of Zingiber officinale cultivar Zhangliang chromosome 4A, Zo_v1.1, whole genome shotgun sequence harbors:
- the LOC121971050 gene encoding ras-related protein RHN1-like, producing the protein MATIGKNSINAKLVLLGDMGTGKSSLVLRFVKGQFFEFQESSIGAAFFSQTLAVSDATVKLEIWDTAGQERYHSLAPMYYRGASAAIIVYDISRMDSFERAKKWVQELQKQGNPDMVTALAGNKCDLEEKRKVPTEEVKAYAEENGLFFMETSAKTAINVNDIFYEIAKRLPRAQPAQQPAGMVLSDRPAERSTASTCCS; encoded by the exons ATGGCGACGATCGGTAAAAACAGCATCAACGCGAAACTC GTCTTGCTAGGCGACATGGGAACCGGGAAGTCAAGCCTCGTTCTTCGGTTCGTCAAGGGCCAATTCTTTGAATTCCAG GAGTCCTCTATCGGGGCGGCTTTTTTCTCACAGACGCTGGCGGTGAGCGATGCGACGGTGAAGCTTGAGATTTGGGACACAGCGGGGCAGGAGAGGTATCACAGCTTAGCGCCCATGTATTATAGAGGAGCATCAGCCGCGATAATTGTGTATGATATATCAAGAATG GATTCATTTGAGAGGGCTAAGAAGTGGGTTCAAGAGCTTCAGAAACAAG GTAATCCTGATATGGTGACTGCTCTTGCGGGGAATAAATGTGATTTGGAGGAGAAACGGAAGGTTCCAACGGAG GAAGTGAAGGCATATGCCGAGGAGAATGGTCTTTTCTTCATGGAAACCTCGGCTAAAACTGCCATCAATGTGAATGACATATTTTATGAAATAG CAAAAAGATTACCCCGGGCTCAACCAGCTCAACAGCCAGCAGGAATGGTTCTTTCAGATAGGCCAGCTGAACGATCAACAGCTTCAACATGTTGTTCTTAG